From a single Sparus aurata chromosome 13, fSpaAur1.1, whole genome shotgun sequence genomic region:
- the ksr1a gene encoding kinase suppressor of Ras 1 isoform X3, translating into MDSVSAKGGKMVESDEQPKRDSSGGGGGGGGGGAAMAALHQCELIQNMIEISISSLQGLRTKCAASNDLTQQEIRTLEVKLMKYICKQLQCKQKVPETERPEALDSYPHLRDWLRTINLRPELIEGVEAKLSLDALLQMTGTQVRDTMRRLGSSSEECARLSAALSCLKSATESGGEMREDGGPWLSEPTRRDSGSLLTADQLTNLGTPLRPHSPSPLARPSTIQSTPSTPCAIFPHPRSGSVSAVPTPEALASYLHCDSPLTDPFPMSAARAARLHGRTSTPPITPPSKRRHRLKPPCTPPPPSRKVLHLLPNITLTRSKSHESQLGNRIEDPPTNKCVKKNKLLLNMQVNGNGCEDSPSRYPVMPARTPGVAPAATTASYTLPGTPTLLEEHSTIKNNVAAHRNSPQAVRRDIGLAVTHRFSTKSWLSQTCQVCQKNMMFGVKCKHCRLKCHNKCTKEAPSCRISFLPIAKIRRTESVPSDINNPVDRPAEAPQFGTLPKAITKKDHPPVLNQLDSSSNPSSTTSSTPSSPAPFQQSNPPSATPPPNPSPKGHRDSRFNFPAACYFQHRQQFIFPDVSSPAHLHPDVLQDTVTEIEQTDDIHAELVEDEDEEEGEEEIEVEDEDPEAEEENEDDEEENDDEGEEDDDDDDDGEDMRMNVGSDGEVDELDDLPSSRGNQWKGPISRKASQTSVYLQEWDIPFEQLDLGELIGKGRWGKVHKGRWHGEVAIRLLEIDGNNQDHLKLFKKEVMNYRQTRHENVVLFMGACMAPPHLAIITSFCKGRTLYSVVRDTKNTLDINKTRQIAQEIVKGMGYLHAKGIVHKDLKSKNVFHDTNKVVITDFGLFGISGVVQEGRRENKLKLPHGWICYLAPEIVRRMSPGNNEDRLPFSTSADVYAFGTIWYELQARDWPITNQHVEATIWQVGSGEGIKKVLAEISLGKEVTEILSACWAYDLRERPTFTQLADMLEKLPKLNRRLSHPGHFWKSAE; encoded by the exons ATGGATAGTGTGTCTGCTAAAGGTGGGAAGATGGTCGAGAGTGATGAGCAGCCGAAGAGGGATAgtagcggcggcggcggcggtggtggtggtggtggcgcaGCGATGGCCGCACTACATCAATGCGAACTCATCCAGAATATGATTGAAATCTCCATCTCCAGCTTACAGGGGCTACGGACCAAATGCGCCGCGTCCAACGACCTCACACAGCAAGAAATACGCACTTTGGAG GTGAAGCTGATGAAATACATCTGTAAacagctgcagtgcaagcaGAAAGTGCCAGAGACGGAGAGGCCCGAGGCCCTGGACAGCTACCCACACTTACGAGACTGGCTACGCACCATCAACCTGCGACCGGAGCTCATCGAG GGAGTTGAAGCCAAGTTGTCCCTGGATGCCTTGCTGCAGATGACAGGTACTCAGGTGAGGGATACTATGCGAAGACTGGGCTCCAGCTCAGAAGAATGTGCCAGGCTCAGTGCTGCCCTCTCCTGTCTGAAGAGTGCAACTGAATCGG GAGGTGAGATGAGGGAAGATGGCGGCCCCTGGCTGTCGGAGCCCACAAGGAGGGACAGTGGCTCTCTACTGACTGCAGACCAGCTAACCAACCTGGGCACTCCACTCCGCCCTCACAGTCCGTCGCCTCTCGCCCGCCCATCCACCATCCAATCCACCCCATCCACCCCCTGCGCCATATTCCCTCACCCCCGCTCAGGGTCGGTGTCGGCGGTGCCCACGCCCGAGGCACTGGCATCATACCTCCACTGCGACAGCCCTCTCACAGATCCATTCCCGATGTCGGCGGCTCGGGCAGCTCGGCTCCACGGGCGCACGTCCACCCCGCCCATCACTCCGCCCTCGAAGAGGCGGCACCGACTGAAGCCCCCCTGCACCCCTCCGCCTCCGTCCCGCAAAGTGCTGCATCTGCTGCCCAACATCACCCTGACGCGTAGCAAAAGCCACGAGTCCCAGCTGGGCAACCGCATCGAGGACCCACCCACCAACAA GTGTGTTAAAAAGAATAAGTTGCTCCTGAATATGCAAGTCAACGGGAATGGATGCGAGGACTCGCCTTCCCGTTACCCTGTCATGCCTGCGCGCACCCCTGGAGTCGCCCCAGCTGCCACCACAGCATCTTACACCCTGCCTGGCACGCCCACCCTGCTGGAAGAGCACAGCACCATCAAGA ATAACGTAGCGGCGCATCGCAACTCCCCACAAGCAGTGAGGAGGGACATAGGCCTAGCAGTCACACACAG GTTTTCCACCAAGTCCTGGCTGTCCCAGACGTGTCAGGTGTGCCAGAAGAACATGATGTTTGGGGTGAAGTGCAAACACTGTCG GTTAAAGTGCCACAACAAATGCACAAAGGAAGCCCCATCCTGCAGAATCTCCTTTCTACCAA TCGCCAAAATTCGGaggaccgagtctgttccgtCCGATATAAACAACCCCGTGGACCGGCCGGCAGAAGCACCGCAGTTTGGCACACTACCGAAGGCCATTACAAAAAAG GATCACCCTCCAGTGCTAAACCAGCTGGACTCCAGCAGCAATCCGTCCTCCACCACCTCGTCCACGCCTTCCTCCCCCGCACCCTTCCAGCAGAGCAACCCCCCCAGCGCCACTCCGCCACCCAACCCCTCGCCCAAAGGCCATCGGGACAGCCGCTTCAACTTCCCAG CTGCCTGTTACTTTCAGCATAGACAGCAGTTTATCTTCCCCG ATGTTTCCAGTCCTGCACATTTGCACCCGGATGTCCTCCAAGACACTGT CACTGAGATAGAGCAGACGGACGACATACATGCTGAGTTGGtcgaggatgaagatgaagag GAAGGCGAGGAGGAAATTGAGGTCGAAGATGAAGACCCcgaggcggaggaggagaacGAAGACGACGAGGAGGAGAACGATGATGAAGGGGAAgaagacgacgacgacgacgatgacGGGGAAGACATGAGGATGAACGTGGGCTCGGACGGAGAGGTCGACGAGCTGGACGACCTGCCCAGCTCTCGGGGAAACCAGTGGAAGGGCCCCATTTCCCGCAAGGCGAGCCAGACCAGCGTCTACCTGCAGGAGTGGGACATCCCGTTTGAGCAGCTGGACCTCGGGGAACTCATCGGAAAG GGCCGCTGGGGCAAAGTGCACAAGGGCCGGTGGCACGGCGAGGTGGCCATCCGACTCCTCGAGATCGACGGGAACAATCAGGaccacctgaagctcttcaaaAAGGAAGTGATGAACTACAGACAGACCAGGCACGAGAATGTGGTCCTCTTCATGGGGGCCTGCATGGCTCCACCCCACCTAGCCATCATCACCAG TTTCTGTAAAGGGAGGACACTGTATTCAGTTGTTAGAGACACTAAAAACACTTTGGATATTAATAAGACGAGACAAATCGCTCAGGAGATTGTaaag GGAATGGGCTACCTGCACGCTAAAGGCATTGTTCACAAAGACTTGAAGTCGAAGAACGTTTTCCACGACACCAATAAAGTCGTGATCACAGACTTCGGGCTGTTTGGGATCTCCGGAGTTGTTCAGGAAGGGAG gCGCGAGAACAAACTAAAACTTCCACACGGCTGGATTTGTTATCTCGCACCAGAGATCGTGCGCAGGATGAGCCCGGGTAACAACGAGGACCGCCTCCCCTTCTCCACCTCAGCGGACGTGTACGCCTTTGG CACCATTTGGTATGAACTTCAAGCTAGGGACTGGCCAATCACCAACCAGCATGTGGAAGCTACCATCTGGCAGGTGGGGAGCGGAGAGGGCATAAAGAAGGTCTTGGCGGAGATCAGCCTCGGCAAGGAGGTCACT